From a region of the Chitinophaga caseinilytica genome:
- a CDS encoding Glu/Leu/Phe/Val dehydrogenase, with product MKDNEQGFMQSVGNCFDKAAEFTNWPPGILAQIKACNAVYSIKFPIRRDNGQIEVIEAYRAQHSQHKTPSKGGIRFAAEVNQDEVVALASLMTYKCAIANVPFGGGKGGIKIDPKRYSVDELERITRRYTAELVRKNFIGPGIDVPAPDYGTGAREMAWMADTYQGLHPGEINALGAVTGKPLAQGGVRGRKEATGLGVFYGLQEICRMPAVMERIGLAPGIAGKKVVVQGLGNVGYHAAKYLQHAGAIIVAIAEYEGAIYNEDGLDVDAVVAHRNATRSILSFPSARHFHKSTDALEYPCDILIPAALEMVITAGNAHRIPAKIIAEAANGPVSSAADEILARKGTLVVPDIYLNAGGVTVSYFEWLKNLSHVRYGRIEKRFTEHMNNRMLEQMEELTGKQIGTNARQSILHGANEIDLVYSGLEETMIAGAREIMDAWEAHPAIPDMRTAAFVVAINKVATAYSELGIFP from the coding sequence ATGAAAGACAACGAGCAAGGCTTTATGCAAAGCGTGGGCAACTGCTTCGATAAAGCCGCGGAATTCACGAATTGGCCCCCCGGCATCCTGGCGCAGATCAAAGCCTGCAACGCCGTGTACAGCATAAAATTCCCCATCCGCCGCGACAACGGGCAGATCGAGGTGATCGAAGCCTACAGGGCACAGCATTCCCAACATAAAACGCCCAGCAAGGGAGGCATCCGGTTTGCCGCGGAAGTGAACCAGGACGAGGTGGTGGCGCTGGCCTCCCTCATGACGTACAAATGCGCCATCGCCAACGTGCCTTTCGGCGGCGGGAAAGGCGGCATCAAAATCGATCCGAAACGATATTCGGTGGATGAGTTGGAACGGATCACCCGGCGGTATACCGCGGAGCTGGTCAGGAAGAATTTTATCGGCCCGGGCATTGATGTGCCCGCCCCGGACTACGGCACCGGCGCGCGGGAAATGGCCTGGATGGCGGATACTTACCAGGGATTGCACCCGGGCGAGATCAACGCTCTGGGCGCGGTGACAGGCAAGCCCCTGGCCCAGGGAGGCGTCCGCGGCCGCAAGGAAGCTACGGGCCTGGGCGTATTTTACGGCCTGCAGGAGATCTGCCGGATGCCCGCCGTGATGGAACGCATCGGCCTGGCTCCTGGGATCGCGGGTAAAAAAGTAGTGGTGCAGGGATTGGGGAACGTGGGCTACCACGCCGCGAAATACCTCCAGCACGCAGGCGCAATTATTGTTGCGATCGCTGAATATGAAGGCGCTATCTACAACGAAGACGGCCTCGATGTAGACGCGGTAGTCGCCCATCGCAATGCCACCCGGTCCATCCTGTCCTTTCCTTCCGCCCGGCATTTTCACAAATCCACCGACGCGTTGGAATACCCCTGCGATATCCTCATACCCGCCGCGCTGGAAATGGTGATCACCGCCGGCAACGCGCACCGCATCCCCGCGAAGATCATCGCGGAAGCCGCCAACGGGCCGGTTTCATCGGCGGCAGATGAAATCCTCGCCCGCAAAGGCACGCTGGTGGTGCCTGACATTTACCTGAACGCGGGCGGCGTCACTGTTTCCTACTTCGAATGGCTGAAGAACCTGAGCCATGTGCGATATGGCCGCATTGAGAAACGCTTTACCGAACATATGAACAACCGGATGCTTGAGCAGATGGAAGAACTGACCGGCAAACAGATCGGCACGAACGCGCGGCAAAGCATCCTGCACGGCGCCAACGAAATCGACCTGGTATACAGCGGGTTGGAAGAAACGATGATCGCCGGAGCACGGGAGATCATGGATGCATGGGAAGCCCATCCCGCCATTCCCGATATGCGGACCGCCGCGTTCGTGGTGGCGATCAATAAAGTAGCCACCGCCTACAGCGAGCTCGGCATCTTTCCCTGA
- a CDS encoding fumarylacetoacetate hydrolase family protein, which translates to MKLIRFGNPGNEKPGILLNGQRKDLSHVFHDWDNTFFRNNGLEKLRSFLETGGTQLPDVEADARWASCVARPGKVLCIGLNYSDHAKESNMAIPAEPILFQKGANTVVGPYDPILIPRNSKKTDWEVELGVVMSKDARYLSTVKDAESYIAGYCISHDVSEREFQLERGGQWTKGKSCDNFNPLGPYLLTKDEIFNVHNLSMSLKVNGKRMQTGNTNAMIFDCHHLIHYLSQFMTLEAGDLINTGTPPGVGLGMDPQQFLREGDVVELSIDELGEQKQVCIPA; encoded by the coding sequence ATGAAACTCATACGCTTTGGCAACCCGGGCAACGAAAAACCCGGTATTCTTTTGAACGGGCAGCGGAAAGACCTGTCGCACGTTTTCCACGACTGGGACAACACCTTCTTCCGCAACAACGGCCTCGAAAAACTGCGCAGCTTCCTGGAAACGGGCGGCACACAATTACCTGACGTGGAAGCGGATGCCCGGTGGGCATCCTGCGTGGCGCGGCCGGGGAAAGTGCTGTGCATCGGGCTGAATTATTCCGACCATGCGAAGGAAAGCAATATGGCCATTCCGGCCGAGCCCATTCTCTTTCAGAAGGGCGCGAACACGGTGGTGGGGCCCTACGACCCGATACTCATCCCGCGGAACAGTAAAAAAACGGATTGGGAAGTGGAATTGGGCGTGGTGATGTCGAAAGACGCGCGGTATTTGTCCACCGTAAAAGATGCGGAATCCTATATCGCAGGGTACTGCATTTCGCACGACGTATCCGAACGGGAATTCCAGCTCGAGCGCGGCGGACAGTGGACCAAAGGTAAATCCTGCGACAATTTCAACCCGCTGGGGCCTTACCTGCTCACGAAAGACGAGATCTTCAATGTCCACAATCTTTCCATGTCGCTCAAAGTGAACGGCAAACGGATGCAAACGGGCAACACCAACGCCATGATCTTCGACTGCCATCATCTCATCCATTATCTGTCGCAATTCATGACGCTGGAAGCGGGCGACCTCATCAACACCGGCACACCGCCCGGTGTAGGGCTGGGCATGGACCCGCAGCAATTCCTCCGGGAAGGCGATGTCGTGGAACTCAGCATCGACGAACTGGGCGAACAAAAACAGGTTTGTATCCCCGCCTGA
- a CDS encoding SMP-30/gluconolactonase/LRE family protein: MFTTTETRPCEVVVPHCCLLGEGPVWDEKTGSICWVDILNGRIHEYQPAGNSHRTHQVDSLVGAVAICENGDFIAGLREGLSFVGRSSGRTKLLHHPEAHLPQNRYNDGKCDPEGRFLIGSTALNHKKQAGNLYRLDHDLRCTTQLQGVTMSNGMAWSPDGRTFYYIDTPTFEVAVFDYDTKTGRIGPKRSAFPIPQKEGLPDGMTIDSEGMLWIAHWDGWQVARWNPETGEKLFSFRLPVAFVTSCTFGGETLQDLYITSASIGLKEKQHDEQPLAGSLFVIKNSGFQGMRPGVFRHSKQASS, encoded by the coding sequence ATGTTCACTACAACAGAAACGCGGCCCTGCGAGGTGGTGGTGCCACACTGCTGCCTGCTGGGCGAAGGCCCGGTGTGGGACGAAAAAACAGGCAGCATTTGCTGGGTCGATATCCTCAATGGCCGGATACATGAGTATCAACCTGCCGGAAACTCCCACCGAACCCACCAGGTGGATAGCCTGGTAGGCGCAGTGGCCATCTGCGAAAATGGCGATTTCATTGCCGGCCTGCGCGAAGGACTTTCGTTCGTAGGCAGATCGAGCGGCAGGACAAAGCTCCTCCATCACCCGGAAGCGCATCTGCCGCAAAACCGCTATAACGACGGGAAATGCGATCCGGAAGGGCGTTTCCTCATCGGCAGCACGGCTTTGAACCATAAAAAGCAGGCAGGAAATCTTTACCGGCTCGACCACGACCTGCGCTGCACAACGCAACTGCAGGGAGTGACCATGTCGAACGGCATGGCCTGGAGCCCCGATGGCAGGACGTTCTACTACATCGACACACCTACTTTCGAAGTGGCGGTGTTCGATTACGATACCAAAACCGGGCGCATCGGCCCCAAACGCTCCGCATTCCCCATCCCCCAAAAGGAAGGCCTCCCCGACGGTATGACCATCGACAGCGAAGGCATGCTCTGGATCGCGCATTGGGACGGCTGGCAAGTGGCCCGATGGAACCCGGAAACCGGCGAAAAACTGTTCAGCTTCCGGCTGCCGGTAGCCTTCGTCACTTCCTGTACGTTCGGCGGCGAAACCCTGCAAGACCTCTACATCACTTCCGCCAGCATCGGCCTCAAAGAAAAGCAACACGACGAGCAGCCGCTGGCTGGGTCGCTGTTCGTGATTAAAAACTCCGGATTCCAGGGCATGCGCCCCGGTGTATTCCGTCATTCCAAACAAGCTTCATCATGA
- a CDS encoding FAD-binding and (Fe-S)-binding domain-containing protein, whose product MRSELRKILPERLIRDRYIDLVAFASDAGFYHLVPKAVVQPETEEQITLISRLARRHQVPLVFRTGGTSLSGQSITDGILVDLSLHWKKIRIEDDGARVRVQPGITGAMVNAYLKKYKRKIGPDPSSISAAMMGGILSNNASGMCCGVRQNSYHTLRHLRFMLPDGNFFNTENENDYPRFEMACPALFDTLKNIRQDIWADAALFEKIRKKYQTKTTIGYSLNAFIDFEHPLDILAHLLIGAEGTLAFIAEAVMDTVPDYPHKATALLYFPTIAAACQAIRPLGDLGAMMVELMDRASLRAIENLEGMPPIVKTLPNAATALLIEFQENSPERVNRRVQAFLAQAPQLSLLNTPAFTTDPAEQQFLWKVRKGLFPAVGAVRASGTTVVLEDVAFPVEKLGDAIAALQELFRKHRYDNAIIFGHAKDGNIHFVVTQSFNTPDEIERYDAFIREVVDMVLRYEGTLKAEHGTGRNMAPFVETEWGGEAYAIIKRIKNAVDPHGIFNPGVIVNSDPDVHIKNLKHLPAVEDEVDRCIECGYCEHRCPSRDITATPRRRIVLRRALKNLELSGDKRQHRQLEKAFRFEGMDSCAVDGLCATACPVDINTGDLIKRLRRENHSPAANKLALVIARRFTAVEWLVRNVLLIGTKINGAFGSGTMTGLTKLLRKVVPALPVWPADARPPAKLRTKSSSSSTGKTIVYFPACISRVMGTYTGEKKDILETFASVCAKAGIEMIVPEDVYGSCCGQIFSSKGFQPAYAFTARKVMQQLWNSTRQGALPVVTDVSSCAYTLKTMRSVLDEGDKIRFDQLTILDSVDFLHDMVMPTVGARENRRNIVLHPVCSLEKMKTQDKFIRVAQHFARQVTVPKSAGCCGMAGDRGFLFPQLTQSATQQEAGEVRSSAYDGYYSSTKTCEIALSEAVQANYVSILYLADEMMIPLHNTDSQ is encoded by the coding sequence ATGCGCAGTGAATTGAGAAAAATCCTGCCCGAACGGCTGATCCGGGACAGGTATATCGACCTTGTGGCGTTTGCTTCCGACGCCGGGTTCTATCACCTGGTGCCGAAAGCCGTGGTGCAGCCGGAAACCGAGGAGCAGATCACTTTGATTTCCCGGCTTGCGCGGCGCCACCAAGTGCCTTTGGTCTTCCGGACAGGGGGCACGAGCCTTTCCGGGCAATCCATCACCGACGGGATCCTCGTAGATCTCAGCCTCCATTGGAAGAAAATCAGGATTGAAGACGATGGCGCGCGGGTGCGGGTGCAACCCGGCATCACGGGCGCCATGGTAAATGCATACCTGAAAAAGTACAAAAGAAAGATCGGCCCCGACCCTTCCAGCATCAGCGCCGCCATGATGGGCGGCATCCTGTCGAACAACGCCAGCGGCATGTGTTGCGGCGTCCGGCAGAATTCGTACCATACCCTCAGGCACCTCCGCTTCATGCTGCCCGACGGCAATTTCTTCAATACGGAAAATGAAAACGACTACCCGCGGTTCGAAATGGCCTGTCCGGCGTTGTTTGACACGTTGAAAAATATCCGGCAAGACATATGGGCCGATGCGGCGCTTTTCGAAAAGATCAGAAAGAAGTATCAGACGAAAACGACCATCGGGTACTCCCTGAATGCGTTCATCGACTTCGAACATCCGCTCGACATCCTCGCGCACCTGCTCATCGGTGCGGAAGGAACGCTGGCTTTTATCGCGGAAGCCGTTATGGACACGGTGCCGGATTATCCCCATAAAGCTACCGCGCTGCTTTATTTCCCGACCATCGCCGCCGCCTGCCAGGCCATCCGGCCGCTGGGAGATCTGGGGGCGATGATGGTGGAACTGATGGACAGGGCTTCGCTCCGCGCCATTGAAAACCTGGAAGGGATGCCACCCATCGTCAAAACCCTGCCAAACGCGGCCACCGCGCTCCTCATCGAATTCCAGGAAAACAGCCCGGAGCGCGTAAACAGAAGGGTGCAGGCGTTCCTGGCCCAGGCCCCGCAATTATCGCTCCTCAACACGCCCGCCTTTACGACCGATCCGGCGGAACAGCAATTCCTCTGGAAAGTCCGCAAGGGCCTGTTCCCCGCGGTGGGCGCAGTGCGGGCCAGCGGCACCACGGTGGTGCTGGAAGACGTTGCGTTCCCTGTCGAAAAACTCGGCGATGCCATCGCGGCATTGCAGGAATTGTTCCGGAAACACCGGTACGATAACGCCATTATTTTCGGCCATGCGAAAGACGGGAATATTCATTTCGTGGTGACGCAATCCTTCAACACGCCCGATGAAATCGAACGGTACGACGCCTTCATCCGCGAGGTGGTAGACATGGTGCTGCGGTACGAAGGCACGTTGAAGGCCGAACACGGTACCGGCCGGAACATGGCGCCATTTGTGGAAACGGAATGGGGCGGCGAAGCCTACGCCATCATCAAACGGATAAAAAACGCCGTAGACCCGCATGGGATCTTCAACCCCGGTGTGATCGTAAACAGCGACCCGGACGTACATATCAAAAACCTCAAGCACCTGCCCGCCGTGGAAGATGAAGTGGACCGGTGCATCGAATGCGGTTATTGCGAGCACCGCTGCCCCAGCCGCGATATAACGGCCACGCCGCGCCGGAGGATCGTTTTGCGGCGGGCCCTTAAAAACCTGGAGCTTTCCGGTGACAAGCGGCAACACCGCCAACTGGAAAAGGCATTCCGGTTCGAAGGGATGGATTCATGCGCCGTGGATGGCTTGTGCGCCACCGCCTGCCCTGTCGATATCAATACCGGTGACCTCATCAAACGCCTCCGCCGCGAAAACCACTCCCCTGCCGCCAACAAGCTCGCGCTGGTGATCGCGCGGCGGTTTACGGCCGTGGAATGGTTAGTAAGAAATGTACTGCTGATCGGTACAAAAATCAATGGGGCCTTCGGCAGTGGCACTATGACCGGTTTGACGAAGCTCCTCCGCAAAGTGGTCCCCGCTTTGCCCGTCTGGCCGGCAGATGCCAGGCCGCCCGCAAAGCTGCGCACGAAATCAAGCTCATCATCCACCGGCAAAACCATCGTTTACTTCCCTGCCTGCATTTCCAGGGTGATGGGTACTTACACGGGAGAAAAGAAAGATATCCTGGAAACATTCGCCAGCGTTTGCGCCAAAGCGGGGATCGAGATGATCGTTCCCGAGGATGTTTACGGCAGCTGCTGCGGACAGATATTTTCTTCCAAAGGGTTCCAGCCCGCCTATGCCTTTACGGCCCGCAAGGTCATGCAGCAATTGTGGAACAGCACCCGGCAGGGCGCGCTACCGGTGGTAACGGACGTCAGCTCCTGCGCTTACACCCTGAAAACGATGCGCAGCGTATTGGACGAAGGGGATAAAATCCGTTTCGACCAGCTGACGATCCTGGATTCCGTGGATTTCCTGCACGACATGGTGATGCCCACGGTGGGCGCACGGGAAAACAGGCGCAACATCGTCCTCCACCCGGTTTGTTCATTGGAGAAAATGAAAACGCAGGACAAATTCATCCGGGTGGCACAGCATTTCGCCCGGCAGGTGACGGTCCCGAAATCCGCCGGATGCTGCGGCATGGCGGGCGACCGCGGGTTCCTGTTCCCGCAGCTGACGCAATCGGCCACGCAGCAGGAAGCCGGGGAAGTGCGGAGCAGCGCATATGATGGCTATTACTCCTCTACAAAAACCTGCGAAATCGCGTTATCCGAAGCCGTGCAAGCGAATTATGTATCCATCCTGTATCTGGCCGACGAAATGATGATCCCCCTTCACAATACCGACAGTCAATAA